GGCTCTAGAGATAATCTCAGCACCAGTTATATCTGTTATTGTAATTAATGTATTATTTTGAGATGCATATACTCTTGCTATTCCCCACCTAATTTCACGCCTGCTGGACATTTTCCTCACCTTGTTGAGTTGGAGGATGTTGTTTGAATGGAGAGGTTGGATAGAAGTCTATTAAATCTTCCTCTCCTCTCATTACGATATATCCCGGAGAAGTAACCCTCTTTCCACCAACTGCTATATGCCCATGAACTATAAGTTGTCTTGCTTGATAGATTGTCCTTGCTAGTCCTTTCTTATATACTATAGTTTGAAGCCTTCTTTCGAGATAGTTTTCCTCAGTTAGACCTAATACGTCATCTAATGTTGCATTATCTTTTTCTATAATACCCATCCTATATAATTTTTGTATTAATTGTTTTTCTCTAGTAGCTCTTTCTGCTGGTGGTAATGCTAGCAAAGATCTAGCTTGATGCCTAAAGTTTCTAATTATTGTTTGTGCTAACCACAGTTCTCTTTTGTTTCTTAAACCATATTTACCTACTAAAACTTGTTCTTTTTCTAAGTTTACTCTAATCCAAGGATGACCAGGGCCTTCCCATTTTCTTCTGCTTTTCTTCGGATCACCCATTCATATCACCCTTGTTTCTTTTCACCACCAGAGGAAGAAGCCTGAGCTTTCTGCTGTTGTGCAGCAGGTTGAGCGGCTTTTGATCTTCTTACTCCGACTGTGGTACCAGTTCTGCCAGTTGTTCTTGTTCTTTGACCTCTAACTTTTAAGCCTAATGAGTGCCTAACTCCTCTCCAACTTTTGATTTTCTTTTCTCTCTCTATATCATTTCTAACATAGAAAATAAGGTCTGAAGTAACTAAATGTAAATCAATTCCATTTTCATAATCCTTTCTTCTATTATACATCCAATACGGGACATCTGGAATTTTCTTCTCTGTTAAATAATTTTCAATTTTCTTTATATCCTCATCACTTAATTCTCCTAATCTTCTATCCTTATCTAATCCAAGCTTAAAAATGATTGCCCTTGCCGTGTTATACCCTATGCCTTTAACCATTGCTAAAGCATAAGGGACTTTCATAGTACCATCTACGTCTTGGCCAAAAAGCCTAACTATGTATTTAAACTGCTGTTGCTGAGACATTAAATATCAACTGATACACCTAATATTTAACTCCCTTTTAAAGTTTTCAATACTTTTTCCTTCTTAGCTTTAGCTAGTTTTGTAGCGATATTAAGAGCGTTTGCTAAGGACTCCTCAGTGTATGGAGAATAATTTCCTATAACTTGTTTTATTGGAGTATAAGGAGATTCTCTAAACATTGGTTTAATAGGATTGTCATTTTCATCAACAATAGGAAACTCATGAAACTCAGTTACTTTCCCTATTATTTCTGCTCTTATGCCTCTTGAATTAAGTTTACTTTTAATTAATTCTGGATATTCCGTGAAAATCAATATAGAATCAATTGATATTCCAAAAGGATCTATTTTAAGTTTATGTAACATGTCCAAGACTTTAGAATTTATTAGTGAAAGGAACTTTTCCTTATCAATTTTAAAACTTACATTATTTTCAGATATTTCGAGAGCAGAAGCCCTAATTCCACCATTAGTTACATCTGTCATAGAACTTACATATTGATAAACATCCTTATTTATCATGTCACAAGTTAGTAGATCCTTTATACTTAGAGTTTCACTAACTACCTCATAAAATCCATTATATATTGCTGTGGTAGTTATTGTACCTCCACCACTTCCTTCTGTCATAACAATATATTGCCCCACTTTAACGTTCTTTCTAGAGAAGTAGTTATTTTTCAAAATTCCAATAGCTCCTATACCACCACTTATCCTCTCCCCTATTACCATATCTCCGCCTATTCTTAAGGTGCTTCCAGCTAATATAGATACATTTAAGGCTTCTGAAACAGTAGCTACTCCAGCTTCAAAATCAAGTAACATCCCTACATCACTATCGTCTGATAAATGAATATCGACAAGTATTCCTAATGGTTCAGCACCTTTAACCATAATATCTCTTAACGCTGCTTTGGTAGCATGAAAACCAGCAAGAAAAGGAAAATAAGATAAACGTGAATGAATACCATCTATCGATGCTATTATATTTCGATTAATTCTAGCATCTTCATATCCTTCTAAATTAGCTAATTCTAGTACCTTATTATGTATAATATGATCGCCAATCCCTCTTGATCCTAACCCGGCCTCTCCAGCCTTTATGTTTGTTCTTGGAAATTCAAAAATTTCCCCCTTTGCATTTATTGATGTTTCTACTTCTTTAACTATTGCCTCAATTATCTTATCTTTTAACGGATAATTTTTACCTTTATAAAACTCTATTTCTTCTCTGAGTTTCCGTTTAATCTCTTCCTTATTTGGATAAAGTTTTCTTGCTATACCCTCTAAATCCATATATTTCCCTTATACTATTATAGCTTATGAAAATAATTACAAAGGAATTTACAGTTAAGACGAGAAGTAGATTCGACAGTATAGACATTACTGAACAAGTGAGTGAAGCTATAAAGGGAATTAATAATGGTATTGCTTATGTTATTGTAAAACACACTACTTGTGCAGTTATTATTAATGAGGCCGAAAGCGGGTTAATGAAGGATTACTTAAGCTGGGCTAAAAAATTAGTTCCACCAGAAGGAGAGTTTGAACATAATATAATAGATAATAATGGGCATGCACATATCATTTCTTCAATTATTGGTAATTCTAGAATAGTTCCTATTATAGAAGGGAAATTAGATTTAGGAACTTGGCAAAGAATCATTTTGTTAGAATTTGATGGACCCAGAACAAGGACAGTATTAGTTAAGAGTATGGGAGAATAATAGCTTTTTTACCACTTTTTTATTAATTATCTCTGATATTCCATGCCTCCTGGGTTTTTCTCTATATTTGATAAAATTCAATATTGTTACACTTCCGAGTGCATAGAAAAGGTAGTTAATGAATATCTTTATTCGTTAATTAAAGAAAGAGAAAATTCTACAGAAATGAGGTTATTCGATGATGAAGATTCAATAACTGAAAAAGAGTTCTTTAACTATTACAAATTTAGTGAAACTTTAGTAGAAAAAGCGATAGAAAATGATATAGATTTGTCTGTAGTTATAAATGACTTAGAAGGAAAACTTGGTAAGACTCATCCAATTGTAGTTCTTTTGAAGCAGTTTCTAATTGAGGAATAGAATTTTTTACTACCTCTACTTTTCTTTAGTTTGGGGATACTTACTTTGAATGTAGAAGAGAAGATTAAAATTATATCGAGAAATACAGCAGAAATTGTAACAATAGAAGAGCTTAGGAAAAAACTAGAGGAAAATCAAAAATTAAAAGGATACATTGGATTTGAACCTAGTGGACTATTCCATATAGGTTGGCTAATATGGGCTCAGAAGCTTAAGGATTTAATAGAAGCTGGAATAGACATGTCAGTTTTAGTGGCAACATGGCATGCTTGGATAAATGATAAACTTGGAGGTAATTTAGACAAGATTAAATTAGCTGGTCAGTACGCATTAGAAGTCTTAAGTGCCTTTGGAGTAGATATGTCAAAAATTAAAGTAGTTTACGCTGAAGATTTAGTAAAAGACAGTAATTATTGGGCTTTAGTAATCAGAATAGCTAAGAATACAAGTCTAGCAAGAATGAAGAGAGCTTTAACTATTATGGGAAGAAAAGCAGAAGAAGCAGAATTAGACACCTCTAAACTTATTTATCCGGCAATGCAAGTTGCTGATATTTTATATCAAGACCTTGATATAGCTTTAGGTGGTACTGATCAAAGAAAAGCCCACATGTTGGCTAGAGATGTAGCTGACAAACTAAATAAGAAGAAAGTAATTGCAATACACACTCCATTATTAATAGGCTTACAAGGAGGACAAAGAATGGAAGGAGTTGAGGAAGATGATTATTTGGCCAACGTAAAGATGAGTAAATCAAAACCAGAAACAGCAATATTTGTTCATGATTCCCCAGAGGTAGTAGAAGCTAAACTGAAAAGCGCCTATTGTCCTAAAGGAGTAATAGTAGATAATCCAGTACTTCAGATTAACAAATATCTTATCTTCTCAAGAGACGGTGCTACATTAAAAGTTGAAAGGGATATTAAATACGGCGGAGACATAGAATTTAAATCGTATGAAGAATTAGAAAAAGTTTATTCAGAAGGGAAACTACATCCATTAGACTTAAAGCTTGCGACAGCGAGAAAATTAAATGAAATACTAGACCCAATTAGGAAAAAATTAGAATCAAAATCCGAGTTCACACTTCTCATAGAAGAACTTGAAAAAGGGATAACAAGGTGAAAAAATGAAATACAATATAGTACTCAAATTTGAGGTAGAAGGTATCGTAGATAAACCAGACGTGATTGGAGCAATATTCGGCCAAACCGAAAACTTGTTTGGAGAAGAATTTGATTTAAGAGAATTGCAAGATAAAGGAAGATTAGGAAGAATCTATGTTAACATTAATACAAGTAAAAATAAAACTGAAGGAGAAATAATAATACCATCTAATCTTGATCGAATAGAAACAGCATTAATAGCTGCTATGGTTGAGAACGTTGATAAGGTTGGTCCTTATAATGCTAAGTTTAAACTAGTTGAAATACAAGATATAAGAGAAGAGAAAATAAAGAAAATCATTGATAGAGCAAAGGAAATATTAGGAACTTGGACTAAAGAAAAGACTCTAGATATTAAAGAGGTAATTTATGAAATTTCTTCTGCGGTAAAAGCTGGTGAACTGATAGAATATGGACCCGATAGATTGCCTGCAGGGCCAGACGTCGATAAAGATCCAGAATTAATCATTGTAGAAGGTAGAGCAGATGTAATAAACTTACTAAGATATGGTTATAAAAATGTAATTGCTATTGAAGGGGCTACCGGAAAAATACCACAAACTATAATTGATTTAGCTAAACAGAAAAAGACTGTAATAGCATTTCTTGATGGAGATCACGGAGGAGATTTAATCCTTAAGGAATTACTTGCAAATAACGTGAAAATTGATTATGTTGCTAGAGCACCAACTGGAAAAGAAGTAGAAGAATTAACTGGAAAAGAAATTAACAAATCCCTTGCTAACATGATGACAGTAGCTCAATTTCTGAAGAAACAACAAGAAGCCCAACAAGCATTAAAAGAGGCTTTAGCCCCAGAAAGTCAACCACCAGTAGTAGTTACTAAGCCAGCAGTAGAAGAAGAAGTGAAAGAAATAACAATTAAAATACCTCAAAACATTATTGAAGAAATTAAGAAATTACCAGGAACATTAGAAGGAATAATGTTTGATGATAATTGGAATCCAGTTGAGAGAATTCAAGTAAGAGATATAGTACAAAGACTAGAAAATTTAGGAGAGAATCATAATATTAGTTATATAATATTTGATGGAGT
The nucleotide sequence above comes from Sulfurisphaera javensis. Encoded proteins:
- a CDS encoding 30S ribosomal protein S4, translating into MGDPKKSRRKWEGPGHPWIRVNLEKEQVLVGKYGLRNKRELWLAQTIIRNFRHQARSLLALPPAERATREKQLIQKLYRMGIIEKDNATLDDVLGLTEENYLERRLQTIVYKKGLARTIYQARQLIVHGHIAVGGKRVTSPGYIVMRGEEDLIDFYPTSPFKQHPPTQQGEENVQQA
- a CDS encoding 30S ribosomal protein S13 — protein: MSQQQQFKYIVRLFGQDVDGTMKVPYALAMVKGIGYNTARAIIFKLGLDKDRRLGELSDEDIKKIENYLTEKKIPDVPYWMYNRRKDYENGIDLHLVTSDLIFYVRNDIEREKKIKSWRGVRHSLGLKVRGQRTRTTGRTGTTVGVRRSKAAQPAAQQQKAQASSSGGEKKQG
- a CDS encoding AIR synthase related protein; protein product: MDLEGIARKLYPNKEEIKRKLREEIEFYKGKNYPLKDKIIEAIVKEVETSINAKGEIFEFPRTNIKAGEAGLGSRGIGDHIIHNKVLELANLEGYEDARINRNIIASIDGIHSRLSYFPFLAGFHATKAALRDIMVKGAEPLGILVDIHLSDDSDVGMLLDFEAGVATVSEALNVSILAGSTLRIGGDMVIGERISGGIGAIGILKNNYFSRKNVKVGQYIVMTEGSGGGTITTTAIYNGFYEVVSETLSIKDLLTCDMINKDVYQYVSSMTDVTNGGIRASALEISENNVSFKIDKEKFLSLINSKVLDMLHKLKIDPFGISIDSILIFTEYPELIKSKLNSRGIRAEIIGKVTEFHEFPIVDENDNPIKPMFRESPYTPIKQVIGNYSPYTEESLANALNIATKLAKAKKEKVLKTLKGS
- a CDS encoding secondary thiamine-phosphate synthase enzyme YjbQ, translated to MKIITKEFTVKTRSRFDSIDITEQVSEAIKGINNGIAYVIVKHTTCAVIINEAESGLMKDYLSWAKKLVPPEGEFEHNIIDNNGHAHIISSIIGNSRIVPIIEGKLDLGTWQRIILLEFDGPRTRTVLVKSMGE
- a CDS encoding tyrosine--tRNA ligase yields the protein MNVEEKIKIISRNTAEIVTIEELRKKLEENQKLKGYIGFEPSGLFHIGWLIWAQKLKDLIEAGIDMSVLVATWHAWINDKLGGNLDKIKLAGQYALEVLSAFGVDMSKIKVVYAEDLVKDSNYWALVIRIAKNTSLARMKRALTIMGRKAEEAELDTSKLIYPAMQVADILYQDLDIALGGTDQRKAHMLARDVADKLNKKKVIAIHTPLLIGLQGGQRMEGVEEDDYLANVKMSKSKPETAIFVHDSPEVVEAKLKSAYCPKGVIVDNPVLQINKYLIFSRDGATLKVERDIKYGGDIEFKSYEELEKVYSEGKLHPLDLKLATARKLNEILDPIRKKLESKSEFTLLIEELEKGITR
- the dnaG gene encoding DNA primase DnaG — encoded protein: MKYNIVLKFEVEGIVDKPDVIGAIFGQTENLFGEEFDLRELQDKGRLGRIYVNINTSKNKTEGEIIIPSNLDRIETALIAAMVENVDKVGPYNAKFKLVEIQDIREEKIKKIIDRAKEILGTWTKEKTLDIKEVIYEISSAVKAGELIEYGPDRLPAGPDVDKDPELIIVEGRADVINLLRYGYKNVIAIEGATGKIPQTIIDLAKQKKTVIAFLDGDHGGDLILKELLANNVKIDYVARAPTGKEVEELTGKEINKSLANMMTVAQFLKKQQEAQQALKEALAPESQPPVVVTKPAVEEEVKEITIKIPQNIIEEIKKLPGTLEGIMFDDNWNPVERIQVRDIVQRLENLGENHNISYIIFDGVITQRLLDLASAKNIKALVGARIGGISKRPKNVEILTITDLLTS